In the genome of Candidatus Nitrosotenuis sp. DW1, one region contains:
- a CDS encoding archaellin/type IV pilin N-terminal domain-containing protein produces the protein MRKRRGISEIVSALVVVAVTVSGLGLYVALSEQRILGDVKSVHDAIQTSEDQINELVEFIDMFREGDEVRVFVHNYGFKNVTISNVFVNGTRNATDNVTIKDLNGLEINSVPMGKTAEIFLNFTDDGDIPETVRSIVIRTDSNKLIEIRNDTN, from the coding sequence ATGAGAAAAAGAAGGGGCATAAGCGAGATAGTGAGCGCTCTGGTAGTTGTCGCAGTGACTGTCTCAGGACTTGGGCTGTATGTGGCGCTCTCTGAGCAGAGGATTCTTGGCGATGTAAAAAGCGTACACGATGCGATACAGACATCAGAAGATCAGATAAACGAGCTAGTCGAGTTCATTGACATGTTTAGGGAAGGCGACGAAGTCAGGGTCTTTGTGCACAACTATGGTTTCAAGAATGTCACAATATCAAATGTCTTTGTCAACGGTACCAGGAATGCAACTGACAATGTGACTATCAAGGATCTAAACGGACTGGAAATTAATTCCGTTCCGATGGGGAAAACTGCCGAAATATTTCTTAATTTCACAGACGATGGCGATATCCCAGAAACAGTACGAAGCATAGTGATCAGAACCGACTCTAACAAGCTCATCGAAATAAGAAACGACACTAACTGA
- a CDS encoding archaellin/type IV pilin N-terminal domain-containing protein: MKHRRGVSPILAVIILIGIAIVGGAFLSSAQNQILSATLSAIEYKVTDLRMEKDSSGTCYFFATLHNTGTEEILSTKINATSDGGFDWFPKSQPVNVSPSQILPVFEPFSGNPCGNFTASKTYSVGFEANSKSSSSKIIYPMTVTAVMKR; this comes from the coding sequence ATGAAGCATAGACGGGGAGTCAGCCCAATTCTTGCAGTGATCATACTGATTGGGATTGCAATTGTCGGAGGTGCGTTTTTGAGCAGTGCCCAGAACCAGATTCTCTCTGCGACTCTGAGCGCAATTGAGTACAAGGTGACTGATCTGAGGATGGAAAAGGACTCTAGCGGGACGTGCTACTTTTTTGCCACGCTTCACAATACCGGGACTGAGGAGATTCTGTCGACTAAAATCAACGCCACCTCTGATGGCGGCTTTGACTGGTTCCCAAAGTCCCAACCCGTTAACGTTTCTCCAAGCCAGATCCTTCCAGTGTTTGAGCCTTTTTCGGGCAATCCCTGTGGGAACTTTACTGCATCAAAAACGTACAGCGTGGGGTTTGAAGCAAATTCCAAGTCTTCGTCTTCAAAGATCATCTATCCTATGACAGTCACAGCCGTGATGAAAAGATGA